In a genomic window of Gloeocapsopsis dulcis:
- a CDS encoding polyribonucleotide nucleotidyltransferase, which translates to MVEIDRSISFDGRDIRLTVGLLAPQAGGSVLMQSGDTAVLVTATRSAAREGIDFLPLTVDYEERLYSVGRIPGGFLRREGRPPEKAILTSRLVDRPLRPLFPQWLRDDLQIVATTLSMDELVPPDVLAVTGASLATLLAQIPFDGPMAAVRVGLVGDDFIINPTYAEIEAGDLDLVVAGSPAGVIMVEAGANQLPEQDIIEAIDFGYEAVQDLIQAQRDLMADIGIEMVHEEPPVEVEPTLVEFIRDRAQEPVKQILSQFDIDKNSRDTALDAVKAEIVAAIAELPEEDPIRVTATTNSKVVGNTFKDLTKKLMRRQIVEDGVRVDGRKLDEVRPVSCRVGVLPKRVHGSGLFNRGLTQVLSACTLGTPGDAQNLFDDLQQDLEKRYIHHYNFPPFSVGETKPLRAPGRREIGHGALAERALIPVLPPKNEFPYVIRVVSEILSSNGSTSMGSVCGSTIALMDAGVPVSKPVSGAAMGLIKEGDEVRVLTDIQGIEDFLGDMDFKVAGTDSGITALQMDMKISGLPLEIIEQAIKQALPARLHILEKMMQAIDQPRIEMSPFAPRLLTIKIDPEMIGLLIGPGGKTIKGITEETGAKIDIEDDGTVTISAIDESKAKRAKNIVQGMTRKLNEGDVYAGKVTRIIPIGAFVEFLPGKEGMIHISQLADYRVGKVEDEVAVGDEVIVKVRELDSKGRINLTRLGIHPDQAAAARDAATTNQ; encoded by the coding sequence ATGGTAGAGATTGATAGGTCAATATCCTTTGACGGAAGGGATATTAGATTGACCGTAGGTCTACTAGCGCCCCAAGCTGGTGGGTCGGTATTAATGCAATCTGGGGATACAGCTGTATTAGTAACAGCTACCCGCTCTGCCGCAAGAGAAGGCATTGATTTTCTGCCGCTAACGGTAGACTATGAAGAAAGACTGTATTCCGTTGGTCGAATTCCAGGTGGTTTTCTCCGGCGCGAGGGACGCCCACCAGAAAAAGCAATTCTTACCAGCCGCTTGGTTGACCGTCCATTACGCCCTTTGTTTCCCCAGTGGTTGCGAGATGACTTGCAGATTGTTGCAACAACTTTGTCGATGGACGAGCTAGTACCACCAGATGTATTAGCTGTAACTGGTGCATCGCTAGCAACACTGCTAGCACAAATTCCATTTGATGGTCCCATGGCGGCAGTGCGGGTTGGTTTAGTGGGAGATGATTTTATTATCAATCCTACCTATGCAGAAATTGAAGCTGGAGATTTAGATTTAGTTGTAGCAGGTTCACCAGCGGGCGTGATTATGGTGGAAGCTGGAGCCAACCAATTGCCAGAACAAGACATTATTGAAGCAATTGATTTTGGTTACGAAGCTGTACAAGACTTAATTCAGGCGCAAAGAGACCTGATGGCAGATATTGGCATAGAGATGGTACATGAAGAGCCACCAGTAGAAGTAGAACCGACCTTAGTTGAGTTTATTCGCGATCGCGCTCAAGAACCTGTCAAACAAATTTTGTCGCAATTTGACATCGACAAAAATAGCCGCGATACGGCGTTAGATGCAGTTAAAGCAGAAATCGTTGCGGCGATCGCTGAACTACCAGAAGAAGATCCCATTCGCGTTACTGCAACCACAAACTCTAAAGTAGTGGGCAATACGTTTAAAGATTTGACCAAAAAACTCATGCGCCGTCAAATTGTTGAAGATGGTGTGCGCGTTGATGGTCGTAAGCTCGATGAAGTCCGCCCAGTTTCCTGTCGTGTGGGTGTTCTCCCGAAGCGCGTTCATGGTAGTGGTTTGTTTAATCGCGGACTGACACAAGTGCTATCTGCTTGTACGCTGGGTACACCAGGAGATGCGCAAAACCTCTTTGACGATCTCCAACAAGATCTCGAGAAGCGGTATATCCATCATTACAACTTCCCGCCATTCTCCGTAGGAGAAACCAAACCACTCCGCGCTCCAGGGCGTCGGGAAATCGGTCACGGGGCATTAGCCGAACGCGCACTGATTCCAGTATTACCACCCAAAAATGAATTTCCCTACGTCATTCGTGTCGTGTCAGAAATTCTCTCTTCCAACGGTTCCACCTCAATGGGTTCCGTTTGTGGTTCTACAATTGCATTAATGGATGCAGGAGTACCAGTTAGTAAACCTGTCAGCGGTGCAGCAATGGGTTTGATTAAAGAAGGCGACGAAGTGCGCGTTCTGACTGATATCCAAGGCATTGAAGATTTTCTGGGTGACATGGACTTTAAAGTTGCTGGAACCGATAGCGGAATTACAGCCTTGCAAATGGATATGAAAATCTCTGGTTTGCCCTTGGAAATCATTGAGCAGGCAATTAAGCAAGCCTTACCAGCGCGATTACATATCTTAGAAAAAATGATGCAAGCAATTGATCAGCCGCGCATTGAGATGTCGCCTTTTGCTCCACGACTACTCACAATCAAAATCGATCCAGAAATGATCGGTCTTTTGATTGGACCTGGTGGCAAGACAATTAAAGGCATTACAGAAGAAACTGGAGCTAAAATCGATATCGAAGATGATGGTACTGTTACAATCTCTGCGATCGACGAGAGTAAAGCCAAACGAGCAAAAAATATTGTTCAAGGCATGACTCGCAAGCTGAATGAAGGTGATGTCTACGCTGGTAAAGTCACGCGGATTATTCCGATAGGCGCTTTTGTTGAATTCTTACCTGGTAAAGAAGGTATGATTCATATTTCTCAGCTTGCTGACTACCGTGTGGGCAAAGTTGAGGATGAAGTTGCAGTAGGTGATGAAGTCATTGTCAAAGTTAGAGAGTTAGACAGCAAAGGTCGGATTAATCTAACACGCTTAGGAATTCATCCCGATCAAGCTGCTGCTGCTCGTGACGCTGCAACAACAAATCAATAA
- the tpiA gene encoding triose-phosphate isomerase, which yields MRKIVIAGNWKMFKTQAESLEFLQGFMPSLEQTPEAREVVLCAPFTALSLISKNLHGSLVQLGAQNVHWEEQGAYTGEIAAPMLTEIGVRYVIVGHSERRQFFGETDETVNKRLKAAQAHGLTPILCVGETKQQRDAGETEALIAMQLEKDLVGVDQHNLVIAYEPVWAIGTGDTCEASEANRVIGLIRTQLSFPDVPIQYGGSVKPNNIDEIMAQAEIDGALVGGASLEPSSFARIVNYQ from the coding sequence GTGCGAAAAATAGTTATTGCCGGTAATTGGAAAATGTTTAAAACCCAGGCAGAATCCCTGGAGTTTTTGCAAGGATTTATGCCCAGTTTGGAGCAAACCCCAGAAGCGCGAGAAGTGGTGCTATGTGCTCCGTTTACTGCCCTGTCGTTAATTTCTAAGAATCTCCACGGAAGCCTCGTACAATTAGGCGCACAGAATGTCCACTGGGAAGAGCAAGGAGCTTATACGGGTGAAATTGCTGCTCCCATGCTGACAGAAATTGGGGTACGTTACGTTATTGTTGGTCATAGCGAACGGCGGCAATTCTTTGGTGAAACTGATGAAACAGTAAACAAAAGATTAAAAGCAGCCCAAGCTCATGGTTTGACTCCCATTTTGTGTGTAGGGGAAACTAAGCAGCAACGCGATGCTGGTGAAACTGAGGCACTTATTGCTATGCAGTTAGAAAAAGACCTTGTCGGGGTTGATCAGCACAATCTTGTCATTGCCTATGAACCTGTTTGGGCAATTGGAACTGGTGATACTTGTGAAGCGTCTGAAGCAAACCGCGTGATTGGGTTGATTCGCACTCAGTTAAGTTTTCCGGATGTGCCAATTCAATATGGTGGTTCAGTGAAGCCGAACAATATTGATGAAATTATGGCACAAGCAGAGATTGACGGCGCTTTAGTCGGAGGGGCAAGCTTAGAACCAAGTAGCTTTGCCCGAATTGTCAATTATCAGTAG
- the folP gene encoding dihydropteroate synthase, whose protein sequence is MATLTPTWSERFEWGTRTYLMGVLNITPDSFSDGGEFNTPAAALAQAQHLVAAGADILDIGGQSTRPGAVEVSPAEELERVLSVLQFLRPEISVPISVDTTRATVAKAAVTAGADMINDISGGTFDVDMLPTVAELSVPIVLMHIRGAPQTMQQHTDYEDLIGEIYAFLASRISAAIAAGIPQNHIIIDPGIGFAKKYNQSIEIIRKLSEFRTLNCPILVGPSRKSFLGHILNQPDPKARVWGTAAACCAAIANGADILRVHDVQEMYDVYRVADTLLR, encoded by the coding sequence ATGGCAACTTTAACGCCAACATGGTCAGAACGTTTTGAGTGGGGTACGCGCACATACCTGATGGGAGTGTTGAATATCACGCCAGACAGCTTTAGTGATGGTGGTGAGTTTAATACCCCAGCCGCTGCTTTAGCTCAAGCACAACATTTAGTAGCAGCAGGTGCAGATATTCTTGATATCGGTGGACAATCAACCCGCCCAGGTGCGGTAGAAGTCTCACCAGCAGAAGAATTAGAGCGCGTATTATCTGTCTTACAATTCCTGCGTCCAGAAATATCTGTACCAATTTCTGTTGATACAACGCGAGCAACGGTCGCCAAAGCTGCGGTTACGGCTGGTGCAGATATGATCAATGACATTTCTGGGGGAACTTTTGATGTGGATATGTTGCCAACCGTGGCTGAGCTTAGTGTACCAATTGTATTAATGCATATTCGCGGTGCACCACAAACAATGCAACAACATACAGATTATGAGGATTTAATTGGGGAAATTTATGCGTTTTTAGCAAGTAGAATCAGCGCAGCGATCGCCGCCGGAATTCCTCAAAATCACATCATTATTGATCCTGGTATTGGCTTTGCCAAAAAATACAACCAAAGTATTGAAATTATCCGTAAATTATCCGAGTTTCGCACTCTTAATTGTCCAATTTTAGTGGGACCATCGCGGAAAAGTTTCCTAGGTCACATCTTAAATCAACCCGACCCTAAAGCACGAGTTTGGGGAACTGCAGCAGCGTGTTGTGCGGCGATCGCAAATGGTGCTGATATTCTCAGAGTCCACGATGTTCAAGAAATGTACGATGTCTACCGTGTCGCTGATACTTTACTTAGATAG
- a CDS encoding ABC transporter permease yields the protein MKRILAQCIKELAQFRRDRLTVALAILLPLATLFIFGFAIRLEATNIPIVIQDLNNSSLSRSYIEQLIATNQFQATRWDNNVMNALEKGVAKAAAIIPPDFDSQIKLNKPTTIQVLIDGTDANNARVIQNSFRATTNAFLQTSGLQQQPNIVARIRLWFNPGRKESLYIVPGVYGVILWIYPSLLAAIAMVREKERGTILQVYASSLSAAELLLGKGLAYFIIGIAQAIVIISLGSLLFQLTFAVEPSIFILGTLVYLWTSVLFGLLIGVRASNQNAAVQGVATIGFLTSLLLSGFIYPLSNIPFPLSLISSILPARYYIELSRDAFVRGTGWVGVWLIPLVLIFMSLLLFNTARRGLSRMQLPS from the coding sequence ATGAAGCGGATTTTAGCACAATGCATTAAAGAACTAGCACAATTTCGACGCGATCGCCTCACGGTTGCGTTAGCAATTTTGTTACCTTTAGCTACTTTGTTTATCTTTGGTTTTGCAATTCGTTTAGAAGCAACAAATATTCCAATTGTTATTCAAGACTTAAATAATAGTTCTCTCAGTCGTAGTTATATTGAACAATTAATAGCAACAAATCAATTTCAAGCAACGCGCTGGGATAATAATGTAATGAATGCATTAGAAAAAGGTGTTGCTAAAGCTGCTGCGATTATTCCTCCTGATTTTGATTCACAAATTAAATTAAATAAACCTACCACTATACAAGTTTTAATTGATGGAACTGATGCCAATAATGCCAGAGTTATTCAGAACTCTTTCCGCGCCACAACTAATGCTTTTTTGCAAACTTCCGGCTTACAACAACAACCCAACATAGTTGCCCGAATTCGACTATGGTTTAACCCAGGACGTAAAGAATCATTGTATATTGTCCCTGGAGTTTATGGCGTGATTTTGTGGATTTATCCATCGTTACTGGCAGCGATCGCTATGGTACGCGAAAAAGAACGCGGGACAATTTTGCAAGTTTATGCTTCGAGCCTCAGTGCCGCAGAATTATTATTAGGAAAAGGACTTGCTTATTTCATTATAGGTATTGCTCAAGCAATTGTAATTATCAGCCTTGGTTCACTATTATTTCAATTAACTTTTGCTGTCGAACCAAGTATATTTATTCTTGGTACTTTAGTTTATTTATGGACAAGTGTATTGTTTGGTTTACTCATTGGAGTCAGAGCCAGTAATCAAAATGCAGCTGTGCAAGGAGTTGCTACTATTGGTTTTCTTACCTCACTTCTATTATCTGGTTTCATCTACCCTTTGAGCAATATTCCTTTCCCACTTTCACTAATTTCTAGTATTTTGCCTGCCCGTTATTATATAGAACTCAGCCGCGATGCCTTTGTACGCGGTACAGGTTGGGTAGGAGTTTGGTTGATTCCCCTTGTTCTCATATTTATGAGTTTACTACTATTTAATACTGCAAGAAGAGGATTAAGTAGAATGCAATTACCAAGTTGA
- a CDS encoding ATP-binding cassette domain-containing protein: MTTTPTTFEVTASIELVIQVEGLRKRYGKFVAVRGIDFTVRQGEIFGLIGPDGAGKTTTFHILAGVMEASEGAVQVLGLPPRDARLNIGYLTQQFSLYLDLSIDENLSYSAGLRKISSDLLQQRRNKYLKLMGLERFGDRLAGQLSGGMKQKLALCCALVSQPQILLLDEPTTGVDPVSRREFWDVLATLANEGVTIVVATPYLDEAERCNRIALMYEGQIQQIGTLKQLRDDLGLERLEVRTGNLQALEAAEKILLSADPESNVHIDVVHPHQTHNAIADVQSFGDRLDVLVPNVQKGEAQVRRLLSQKNILLDAIESGEATLENVFVTRLRASGSDPPFIPFPKAGRKNISTSSVAIGARNLRKVFGNFQAVEGVNLEIRYGEIYGLLGANGAGKTTTIKMLCGLLEPSSGKISLAEQTQNLRSNELRRRIGYMSQKFTLYDDLSVVQNLEFYCGVYGVARRSRRTRIDWVLETCGLVGQEDMITGQLPGGWKQRVAFGASVMHEPEILFLDEPTSGVDPLARRQFWRLIEDFARNGTAILVTTHYLEEAEHCNRMGFLVAGEVVTQGSPSQIKAEQPGQLLELVTDNTQVASNLLKTQLEPWRVSIFGEKLHVVLDHPEEISQLRSTLKEAKLQIHSLRPIPFSLEDAFIGIVQRASHRSK, from the coding sequence ATGACAACTACTCCTACAACTTTTGAAGTAACAGCATCGATAGAATTAGTCATTCAAGTTGAGGGACTCAGAAAACGCTACGGTAAATTTGTTGCAGTTCGCGGTATTGATTTTACAGTACGCCAAGGAGAGATTTTTGGTTTAATTGGACCTGATGGCGCAGGAAAAACAACAACGTTTCATATCCTCGCTGGAGTCATGGAAGCGAGTGAAGGTGCTGTTCAAGTGCTGGGGCTACCTCCCCGCGATGCGCGGTTGAACATTGGTTACTTAACGCAGCAATTTTCACTTTATCTTGATTTGAGTATTGATGAAAATCTTAGCTACAGTGCAGGTTTGCGTAAAATTTCTTCAGATTTATTGCAACAACGGCGGAATAAATATCTCAAATTGATGGGATTAGAACGCTTTGGCGATCGCTTAGCAGGGCAACTTTCGGGAGGGATGAAGCAGAAATTAGCACTTTGCTGTGCATTAGTGTCTCAACCGCAGATTTTACTTTTAGATGAACCGACGACAGGTGTCGATCCGGTATCGCGGCGAGAATTTTGGGATGTGTTAGCAACTTTAGCTAATGAAGGTGTGACAATTGTTGTGGCAACGCCCTATCTTGATGAAGCCGAACGCTGTAACCGGATTGCGTTGATGTATGAAGGGCAAATTCAGCAGATTGGTACGCTCAAGCAACTACGAGATGATTTAGGCTTAGAACGTTTAGAGGTGCGTACAGGGAATTTGCAAGCCCTCGAAGCAGCAGAAAAGATTTTACTATCCGCCGACCCAGAATCGAATGTACACATCGACGTAGTTCATCCTCATCAAACTCATAACGCGATCGCTGATGTTCAGAGTTTTGGCGATCGCCTCGATGTTTTAGTCCCTAATGTTCAAAAAGGTGAAGCACAAGTCCGCAGACTGTTGAGTCAAAAGAATATACTATTAGACGCAATTGAGAGTGGCGAAGCTACCTTAGAAAACGTCTTTGTCACGCGCTTGCGGGCTTCGGGTTCCGATCCGCCGTTTATTCCCTTTCCGAAAGCGGGGCGAAAGAATATCTCTACTTCATCAGTAGCGATCGGTGCAAGGAATTTACGCAAAGTCTTTGGTAACTTTCAAGCAGTTGAGGGAGTCAATTTAGAAATTCGCTATGGGGAAATTTATGGGTTACTAGGGGCGAATGGTGCAGGCAAAACAACCACAATTAAAATGCTATGCGGGTTACTAGAACCAAGTAGCGGTAAAATTTCGCTAGCAGAACAAACGCAGAATTTACGGAGTAATGAACTGCGGCGGCGCATTGGTTACATGAGCCAAAAGTTTACGCTTTATGATGACTTGAGCGTTGTGCAGAATTTGGAATTTTACTGTGGAGTGTATGGAGTTGCACGGCGATCGCGTCGTACCCGCATCGACTGGGTTTTAGAAACTTGTGGCTTGGTAGGTCAAGAAGATATGATTACTGGGCAATTACCTGGTGGTTGGAAGCAGCGAGTCGCATTCGGGGCTTCGGTAATGCACGAACCTGAAATTTTATTTCTTGATGAACCCACATCCGGTGTCGATCCTCTTGCCAGGCGACAATTTTGGCGCTTAATTGAAGACTTTGCCCGCAACGGAACCGCAATTTTAGTAACTACGCACTATCTAGAAGAAGCTGAACACTGCAACCGTATGGGTTTTCTCGTTGCTGGTGAAGTTGTGACGCAAGGTTCACCTAGTCAAATCAAAGCTGAACAACCAGGGCAACTTTTAGAACTCGTTACCGATAACACGCAGGTTGCATCCAATTTACTCAAAACCCAACTCGAACCTTGGCGCGTATCAATTTTTGGTGAGAAACTCCACGTTGTTCTCGATCATCCAGAAGAGATATCTCAACTTCGTTCAACTTTAAAGGAGGCAAAATTACAGATTCACTCGCTTCGCCCGATTCCCTTTTCTTTAGAAGATGCATTTATCGGTATCGTGCAACGCGCAAGTCATCGTAGTAAGTAA
- a CDS encoding HlyD family secretion protein, with protein MTQLVSPQETAQAPPAKRKLNLRLLIPLGLLIIGAVGIAMWYLSRPQSTALQLSGRIEGYPTDVGAKVGGRVDVVALREGDAVHKGEVIVQLDDAEIQAQLQGANARISAAQQQEQQAKLQIAVAQSQIEEAQFNLQQSQGDARGRIAQAEANVATTQAQLSQTEAQLLEARSQLDLAQKERDRFQQLLQVGAITQQQFDQTQATFQAAQATLQSREAAINAAQRQVNAAQGGLVQAQTASFNPNIRNTQLNAFRRQLDVAQSQLAATQAEVKNAQAARQQIQAQIAYLNVVSPIDGVVLTRSVEPGEVVATGRTLLTLIDPNTVYLRGFIPEGQIGNVRVGQRANVFLDSAPDRPLSARVAAIDPQASFTPENIYFREDRVRQVFGVKLSIDNPQGFAKPGMPADGEIITE; from the coding sequence ATGACGCAATTAGTATCACCTCAAGAAACGGCTCAAGCACCACCTGCAAAACGTAAATTAAATCTGCGCTTATTAATTCCGTTAGGCTTGTTGATTATTGGTGCAGTAGGAATCGCAATGTGGTATTTGTCACGCCCTCAGTCTACTGCATTACAGTTAAGTGGTCGGATTGAAGGTTATCCTACAGATGTTGGGGCTAAGGTGGGAGGACGCGTGGATGTAGTAGCTTTACGTGAGGGCGATGCGGTGCATAAAGGCGAGGTGATTGTACAGCTAGATGATGCAGAAATTCAAGCACAATTACAGGGAGCAAATGCCCGTATCAGCGCTGCACAGCAACAAGAACAACAAGCAAAGTTGCAAATTGCCGTCGCCCAAAGTCAAATTGAAGAAGCACAGTTTAATCTACAACAATCACAGGGAGATGCGAGAGGACGAATTGCACAAGCCGAAGCAAATGTAGCCACAACACAAGCACAGTTGAGTCAAACAGAAGCCCAATTATTAGAAGCGCGATCGCAACTCGATTTAGCCCAAAAAGAACGCGATCGCTTTCAACAACTATTACAAGTAGGCGCGATTACCCAGCAACAATTCGATCAAACACAAGCAACATTCCAAGCTGCACAAGCAACACTTCAAAGTCGAGAAGCCGCAATCAACGCTGCACAAAGGCAAGTTAATGCAGCCCAGGGTGGATTAGTTCAAGCCCAAACCGCAAGTTTCAACCCGAATATTCGCAATACACAATTGAATGCTTTTCGCAGACAACTCGATGTCGCGCAATCGCAACTGGCAGCAACCCAAGCCGAAGTCAAAAATGCCCAAGCTGCCCGTCAACAAATTCAAGCACAAATTGCCTATCTCAACGTTGTCAGCCCCATAGATGGAGTCGTGTTAACTCGTAGTGTGGAACCTGGGGAAGTTGTAGCGACAGGGAGAACATTACTGACACTTATCGATCCAAATACTGTTTATTTGCGTGGCTTCATTCCTGAAGGACAAATTGGCAATGTCCGCGTCGGACAACGTGCGAATGTATTTCTTGATTCTGCCCCCGATCGCCCTTTATCTGCAAGAGTTGCTGCAATTGATCCGCAAGCGTCGTTTACTCCAGAAAACATCTATTTTCGCGAAGATCGAGTCCGACAAGTTTTTGGCGTCAAACTCAGTATTGATAATCCACAAGGGTTTGCCAAGCCAGGAATGCCAGCCGATGGCGAGATTATTACTGAATAA
- a CDS encoding TetR/AcrR family transcriptional regulator → MTNSSPRNTSDPALNYLNEVGVELVNHLESEPVGSSHSKREQILQGAMQVFLKQGYAKTSMDRVATAAGVSKQTIYSHFQDKEGLFIALIERVTIRSFLCEFQNPFQGEPEIVLRRIAERFLAKMDDQEYIAFFRLVIAESARFPELAQLYTRTVVQFGFRNLSNYFAARPELNIADTEATARIFLGSLVAFVLAQEVLHGKHTMPMEKERLISSLINCVLG, encoded by the coding sequence ATGACTAATTCTTCACCACGAAACACTTCTGATCCAGCACTAAACTACTTGAATGAAGTTGGCGTGGAGTTAGTAAACCATCTTGAATCAGAACCTGTAGGAAGTTCTCACAGTAAGCGCGAACAGATTTTGCAAGGCGCAATGCAGGTTTTTCTCAAGCAAGGGTATGCCAAAACCAGTATGGATCGCGTTGCAACTGCCGCAGGTGTTTCTAAGCAGACAATTTATAGTCACTTTCAAGATAAAGAAGGGCTATTTATAGCATTGATTGAGCGCGTGACGATTCGTAGTTTCTTGTGTGAATTTCAAAATCCGTTTCAAGGCGAACCTGAAATCGTATTGCGGAGAATTGCCGAAAGATTTCTAGCAAAAATGGACGATCAAGAATATATCGCCTTCTTTCGGTTAGTTATTGCCGAATCTGCGCGTTTTCCAGAATTAGCGCAACTTTATACGCGCACAGTTGTACAGTTTGGATTCCGAAATCTCAGTAATTACTTTGCAGCGCGTCCAGAACTCAATATTGCTGATACCGAAGCAACAGCCCGCATTTTTCTTGGTTCTTTAGTTGCATTTGTCTTAGCACAAGAAGTCTTGCATGGTAAGCATACGATGCCAATGGAAAAAGAACGCTTGATTAGTAGTTTAATTAATTGTGTTTTAGGTTAG
- a CDS encoding pentapeptide repeat-containing protein, whose product MNNQTKIPAEKIPEIFEHAAREYAEKNQSYSVEEVIQAGVEARIPPEYIQRAIAQVQSQQNDKPPSRKLLSFNPAINTIGIIAAFILGSLLTATIAGIQPPQNRISSQVSFLEADLERANLKEVDLRGRDLSYTNFTKAKLEKADLSGSNLRNANLSRANLKNANLSGTDLRNANLSRANLKNANLVGANLDGANLSRAKLEGAIMPTGMRY is encoded by the coding sequence ATGAACAATCAAACTAAAATTCCAGCAGAGAAGATCCCAGAAATATTTGAGCATGCCGCACGAGAATATGCTGAGAAAAATCAAAGTTATTCTGTAGAAGAAGTTATTCAAGCGGGTGTAGAAGCAAGAATTCCACCTGAATATATTCAAAGAGCGATCGCTCAAGTTCAGTCGCAGCAAAATGACAAACCGCCATCACGTAAGTTGTTGTCTTTCAATCCTGCTATCAACACAATTGGTATTATAGCTGCATTTATTTTAGGTAGTTTATTGACAGCAACTATAGCTGGAATACAGCCACCACAAAATAGAATTTCTTCTCAAGTAAGTTTCTTAGAAGCAGACTTAGAGCGAGCAAATCTTAAAGAAGTAGATTTAAGAGGAAGAGATTTAAGCTATACCAACTTCACCAAAGCTAAATTAGAAAAAGCTGACTTAAGTGGCTCAAATTTGAGAAATGCTAACTTGTCACGCGCCAATCTTAAAAATGCGAATTTGAGCGGTACTGATTTGAGAAATGCTAACTTGTCACGCGCCAATCTTAAAAATGCGAACTTGGTAGGTGCTAATTTGGATGGTGCGAACTTATCCCGTGCTAAGCTTGAAGGTGCAATTATGCCTACTGGAATGAGATATTGA
- the nudC gene encoding NAD(+) diphosphatase, whose translation MHRIFIPGIASPVQNSEPAWWFAFVGNQLLVRQKETTNHVPYLVSLEEIGLVPIRTQFLGTLDNQPCYCAQLPKDAFLPDGMSLWGLRELYSTLDEDMFMLSGRAIQIVEWDRTHQYCGHCATPMTQLPHERAKRCPSCGLVNYPRLSPAIIVLVSRGKELLLARAHRFPPGMYSILAGFVEPGESLEETVVREVGEEVGIEITNIRYFGSQPWPFPNSLMIGFTATYAGGDITIEPQELIDAAWFHKHNLPKLPPPLSIARKLIDWFVATH comes from the coding sequence ATGCATCGTATCTTCATTCCTGGCATTGCTTCACCTGTACAAAATTCTGAACCCGCTTGGTGGTTTGCCTTTGTTGGCAATCAGTTGCTAGTTCGCCAGAAAGAAACAACGAACCATGTCCCTTATCTCGTTAGCTTAGAAGAAATTGGCTTAGTACCTATACGCACACAATTTCTCGGAACATTAGATAATCAACCGTGCTACTGCGCACAATTGCCTAAAGATGCGTTCTTACCCGATGGAATGTCTTTATGGGGACTGCGTGAATTATATAGCACCTTGGACGAAGACATGTTTATGCTCAGTGGTCGTGCAATTCAAATTGTTGAGTGGGATCGCACCCATCAGTATTGCGGACACTGCGCGACGCCAATGACACAACTACCGCACGAACGTGCCAAGCGTTGTCCTAGCTGTGGATTAGTGAACTATCCGCGTCTTTCACCTGCAATTATTGTGCTAGTCTCGCGTGGTAAAGAGTTATTGCTAGCCCGCGCCCATCGATTTCCACCAGGAATGTATAGCATACTCGCTGGCTTTGTAGAACCAGGAGAATCTTTAGAAGAAACAGTGGTACGGGAAGTTGGCGAAGAAGTTGGCATTGAAATTACAAATATTCGCTATTTTGGTTCGCAACCGTGGCCTTTTCCTAATTCACTAATGATTGGATTTACTGCAACTTATGCAGGTGGGGATATTACAATAGAACCACAAGAGTTAATTGATGCTGCTTGGTTTCATAAACACAATCTCCCAAAGCTTCCACCACCGTTAAGCATTGCCCGAAAACTGATCGACTGGTTTGTTGCAACACACTAA
- the tnpA gene encoding IS200/IS605 family transposase, whose amino-acid sequence MNQDKKLRLKSRNHMTFRLCYHLILTLKYRKNILTVEMHDRLKQILTTLLVKWECEPIELGGEGDHIHVLFDGHPGLNLTNFIKNIKSVSSRHMRKEYGDYLQQHLWGGEFWNDGSTIISVGASASIDVLISYIKNQGSSDTDPDRR is encoded by the coding sequence ATGAATCAAGATAAAAAGTTAAGGCTGAAGTCAAGAAATCACATGACTTTTCGGTTGTGTTATCATTTGATTCTGACATTGAAGTACCGCAAAAATATCTTGACCGTTGAGATGCACGATAGGTTAAAACAAATCCTCACCACCCTGCTAGTAAAGTGGGAGTGCGAACCCATCGAGCTAGGGGGCGAGGGCGACCACATCCACGTCTTGTTTGACGGTCATCCTGGATTAAACCTAACCAACTTCATTAAAAATATTAAATCTGTCTCCTCGCGCCATATGCGTAAAGAGTACGGCGATTATTTACAACAGCATCTTTGGGGTGGTGAGTTTTGGAATGATGGTTCTACCATTATTTCTGTAGGGGCAAGTGCCAGTATCGATGTGTTGATTTCTTATATCAAAAACCAGGGCTCATCAGATACAGATCCTGACCGCCGCTAA